DNA from Ammospiza caudacuta isolate bAmmCau1 chromosome 6, bAmmCau1.pri, whole genome shotgun sequence:
GTACTTCATTGTTAGTTCCAAGGACACTGAAAAATACTCTAGGACTTGTAATGAGCACCTCTCACAACCTGTTTCAGGGGTTGACTCAGTTCCACACAGGCTTGAAGTGTTAAAAGTCAGAGAAATGGATGACCAAGGAGAACCATTTCCCTTCTGATCACAGAGGGTGGTTGAGGCAGCCAAAAGAAGGTTTTTGAACCATGAACTTCATCCAGCCTCTGAGAGCAGCTATTTGTCATCCTCTCATCTGCCCCAGCCATCAGCTTGGACAAGGTGGCCCCAGGCTGAGAGGGAGAAGCAGGCAGATGGAACTGAAAACACCCACCTTGAGTATAAAGGTCTCACCAGTGGCTGGATCCTGGACAATCTGCACCTGGACAGTACATACAGAATGGTCAGAAGTGGTGACCCAACACATAGCCTACAGGAATGACCCAAGGGTCTCATCTCTGGAACTGTTACAAACTCCCACCCAACTGGAAGAGTTTTGTGAGGCTCAGACCCTTATTTTTGAAAGGCAAAACACAGGTAATGGGCAAGGAAATAGCCATGCAGCCAAGAAGCAGGAATTAAACCAGGAGGAGGCTCCCATGCCAGTTTTACTTCCTTCACACTGAAGGGTTTCACAGTGCTCTTTTTGGGCTCAAACTGGGCCTTGGCAGGACAAGAGGATCCCATCAGTCCTGACAAACTGAGGTGTGTGAACAGCAGTGGAGAGCAATGtgccatgtgtgtgtgtggatatAGTAAGCCTGGCACCTTCACTCCAAGATAATGAACTTCTAATTAGTTTATTTCCAGACAGTTCAGCTTTTGCTGAAGTCTAGATTATCCACAGGAGTCCACCATTGTGGCACCTGGGCATAAAACACAATTCCATATGTGGGAAAGAACGAGGTGCATAAACCTTCCTGCTTACCATATCTTGGGAGATATGGTAAGCAAAAGTGATAGAACATTAACAGATTTCCCAATCAACTCCTTAAGAGGTCTTGAGTCCTCTCCTATGAATTTTTCTGGGTGGGAATGGTGTGGGTGGATACCCCAACATCGCTTGATGGATGTGCTGAGGGTGGCACCCCCATTCCAGCTGCTAGGACCCTCCAGCTTATGCTCCCTCTGGTCCAGCCCCAGCCTCACCCTCCCTCCAGGTGAAGTCATTACCTTATCAATCACTCCCACAACCTTGCACCGTCTCAGGTTCTCCACTGCCGAGCTCAGTGTTCTGATGGGCCGGAAGCGCAGGCTGCTGTAGCCCTGCAGGGTGGTAAGGGAAGAGGAGGTAGGACCTAGAAATGCTGTTGTTCATTACAGTGGGTGAAAAAGGCCCCTGCATTTTCCAGAGTACACAGAAATGCTGCCCAGCTGGTCAATATGCAAAGAAAACACTCCAATGGCCATGATTCATTTCTAACATCAGCTAAACCATTTTCTTGGCCAACCCCTGGATTTCTATGTTTTCTATATTTTCTAGGGAAAGCTTGCACTTGCAGCAGATTTAAAAATCACACCAAAATTTGAAGCTAGACCTGGACTGTTTCAACATTAAGGGGATCTTTGTGAAAGGTAGTTGTCTTTCTCCCTGCATTCTTCCCACTAGGCTCTGACCTTGCCCTTCCTTCTTTAACCACCTCCTTCCCACGACGCAGAAAGCAGCCACGGCCTTTGGTTTCCATACAGATGGAAACGATGACAGATGGGAAGAGCACATTTCTAACATTTGACAGGGTGGTTCCCTGCAGTGGCTTCAGTCTCCACAAAAATGTCCATACCCACTATGGGGGCAGCAAGCTAAGCTAAGCACACTTTGGAGGGTGGGGTcctgggagcaccctgggcagcctgggcccACCTCGGCTCCTTGATGCAGACAGGGCGaagagctgccagctcccttACAGCCCCTGGCAGGCCAGGACCCTCGGCAGCTCCGTGTGCCTGCCGTTTTCTCCACACATCTTAGCGTGGTATCTGGCAGAGGCAGACGTGGAGGACCACTGGGGCTGCTTTATGTgcgtgtccccatccccaccccgtGTCCCGGTGCCACAGCACCGTTGCCGTCCCCCCGCGCGGCCCCACGCCAGCCCTCACCGTGGCGGCGGTGctgccgccccccgccgcccgcTGCAGGTGGCAATTGAAGATTTCCTCGGCGCGCCGCAGGTACTGCGTGATCTTCCGCTTCACGGCCTCCCGCCGCTCCTTGTTGGGGTCAACTGCGGCCGGGGCAAAGGGTGGCTGTGAGGGGCCTAGCTCGGCCCCGAAGGACTGGCCACAGTCGCCAGGTGATGCCCCAGCCCTCTCGCCCTCCTCCCGCTAGGGATGCACTCCCTGCAGAGATGCCCCAGCGCCCTCAACACACCCCCTAGCGGGATTTTCCCGTCCCCTCGTCATTCTCCCTGCAGGGATACCTTGGCCCTCTCACAGGTATGAATGCCCCGGAGGCCCGGCTGGTGTCCCCGGAGGGATGCCCCGGTCCGCCGCCCCCGGGAGGCCGCACACACCCTGCACGCCGCGGAGCAGCACGTCCACGCCGTTCTGGTAGTGGTTGAAGGCCTCCTCGTAGTCCTCGCTGACGTCGCGCTCCAGCGCCAGCCGCAGCTGCCGCGCCGCCTCCACCAGGTAATCCCGGCGCCCGCCGCCCTCGGGCCCCGCCGGCACCACGCGGCCCCGCAGCTGCCCCAGGTAGACGCGGGCCTGCGCCAGCGCCCGGGAGCAGGGCTCGGCCTCCGCGCGGCTCATGGCGCCGCCGCGACACCGCCAGCGggcagcgccgcccgccccggcccctccGCTCACCCGCGGGGCCCCCCCCGGCACGGGCCCcgctcccccagccccgccgtGCCGcgcccgggcagcgccgccgcctGCATCCCCCGGCGCCGCCGGGCGGAGCGGCGGGGGCGCGGCAGGGGCGGGCCGTGCTGATTGGCCGCGGATGagatcatcatcatcatcatcatcatcatcatcatcatcatcatcatcatcatcatcgcCCCCCGCGGGGTCCGCGCCCGGGTCCCCCCGCCGGCGTCCCGCCCCCGCCCGAAGCAGGCCCTCCTCCTCCCCGTTAACGCGCGGTAAGCGTCGCTCCACTTGCTTTATTATCATCCTTATTCACCATTAATTGTCCTTAATTAACCAAGCTCCCGTTCATTAAATTGTGCCTTCGCAGCCGTGTTTCCTTCCTCCCATAAAGCTTAAATTAGCTGTGTTTTAATTAGCCTTTGTTGCTGCCGTCCACCCATTCCAGCAGCTCCCCGCTGCCAGTTACGATGGTGATATCTTGCCACTTCATCACGGCCAGCCCAGGGTACCCTGGCCCTTCCCGATTTCCTCTTTCAGATGAGTGCCGTTGGCCCTGACACTGAGCTCTCAGCCTGACCTTCTACCAGCTCTTGCAGACTCTTTGGGTTTTACCAACTTATTCTAAATGTACAGCACAGGGAAGATCAGCACAAGTGCATTCAGGTGCAGCAAAGTGACAGCATAATCGATATCCCAGCTGGTGGTAAACAAATGCTTTGTGTGTGAAAAATACCAGTCTTTGGCTTATCCTAGAAACATGTATTCCTGCCCTCCTGGCCTGGCTTTTTCATGGAAGGCCAGGAGGCCTTGCAGGGTCTGCTAGATCACTGCACTTCTTAGTGAAGGAGATTTGCTGAACCAGGAGTGCTCAAGTGGTTACTACCGACTGGCCAGCTGGTTTGCTGTGTCTGTGGGATGGTTGGTCCCAGACTAGATAACTTCCTTACCACTGGCATGGCAGGGGATCTGCAAAGGGAGAAGGGCTGGAATGAAAGCTAAGGGACACCCTTGGGAAAACTGTGCTAAgattgcctgggaaaagggaggcCCCTGCATCTTTGTCCATCCCTTGCTAACCTATGTGCATGTCCCACTACAGCAGGAAATGATCCTAGGATGGGGGTTTTCATTCTGGGAAGCtggccctgtgctgtgccatcaCAGCCACACCAGCCTGGTCAGGCACTGTGTCCAGCCCCTGCTGGACCTGGTACTTGttgtggggctggcagagggggCCCCCCTTTGTGCCAGGCCTGTGGTTACCCTGCACACACTTGTAGGGGATGTCCCTGGGCTCaggtgccctgggcagctcctgtgcacagcccagcctgttAACAACAGCACGGGGCAGTAaagcctgtgcccacagctcagCATCCAGCACCAAACACTGCCTCTCTTACAAAGACCATTTCTTTGGGAGTATGAAAGTACTAGTTGTGCCTCAGAGGGCAGGTCTAGGAGGATGCAAAGTCATCTGCTTTGTAAGACAACTTGCTGCCCAAACACAATTGATGTGCTTGGTTCCTTGGTTTCTTCTCAAAACACTTCCAGGttccttttccagcctctgcCTAACAGAGACCAATTTCTTCTGCCCAGCCTATTTACACCCCACAGTCTTGGTGGTCTTTTAATTCCCACCAGAGACTGGAGGCTCCTCCTTGAAGTGAAAAGTCTGAGTAGGCAAGAAGTGAAGGAGAGTCAAGGATGAGAgcaggggtgctgctggcacaacTCACCTGCCTGGCTTCAGCAGATCTGTGTGGGCCTGGAGAGGACAGAGCACaggaaaaccacaaaatccAGCAAAATCTATCTGTAGAGTGGTTTGGATATTGAGGTGATGGTGGCAGGGAGATGTGGGAAGAGGAGTCACCAAGAGGGTACAAAACTCAGTTAAGTTCTTCATTAAACATTTCTGGAGTGGCCAGAAGAGAGTGAGTCAAAGGCATCAGCAGGAAGTGCCTCAAGGACGCTCGTGTGAGGAAAAGCCTTGCAGGGGAAGAAGATTAGTACCAGCCCTGAGACACAACTGCCTTTACCTGTGGGCTTTCAGGTTTGCATGTCAGTGCTGGACAGAGTCCCTTAAATTTAGGGGATTACTTTTAGATTAACCTGTTGAAGAGCTTGTGCTCCTTGTTGGGAAGTGGGAACTGCCAAAGCAGAACCAGCACAGAccaagagcagggagaggagtgaGAGCTGCCTCTTTTCTCACAAGCTAAAACTGACACATGAGAGCTGGCAAAAGCTTAAAATATGCTGAGACTGCAAACATCATTGGCTTCAACAGGCAGGATTATGACAAATTTTGTGAGGGTGCAAAAGACTTATAAGTCACAATCGTGAAGTTAGGACCTCGGTGTTTCTTTATTTGCATGGAGACACGCTGGAGACCTGcctgggcatggctgggagACACTGCTGGGTGGCAGAGCTCTGATGGCAGCCTGTGCTCAGGGACACCAGAGGTGACAGGGAAGCTTCAACATCACGGCTTCACCAGCTACAATGCTACATCTCTGGGCCAATGCCCACATCACCTTTACAGTTACTTCCCAAAAAATGTAAGATATTTTTCCTGGTGCATGAGGCTGCCTTATGTTTTGTCTCCCTATAACTATCCTCCTAAACCATCTTGCTGCAGCTCCTAAAGCCTTATTAAACAAACCTTTGCCCTGTAAAGCTGGAAggcacagggagcccagggACGCTGATAACCCAGTGGTGTGTTGttcctgggctctgtgggacAGCTGCAAGGGGTACTCAGGCAAAGAAAGGgtgagggatttgggagcactggggctggaacAGGTTTTCTGCCTGTCCATGGTGGATGCTGCTGTCTTTGGGGCTGAGGTATGTCAGGGTCCCTTCACAAGGGCACCTACAGCCCTGCACTGTAGTACCTGGAAACATGGGGTTCTGTAGATGTAGCTGATCTTGTCAGAGTGCTCACACATCTGCTGTGGCCAAGGAGAGCTCCCAGGAGCTTGTGGTATAAAAAGACCTACAACAGGGAccacacagagggacaggcagACAGTGGTGGGTCCCCTTGAGAGGAAACATGGGCATTGGACACAAGCCCTGAAGCCAGGAAGCCTCTgcccctcagagcagcagtCCCTCACCCTGATCCTCATCCTTCCATTGGGTGGGAGGTCCTGCTGGCAGTCCCTGCCACCCTGGAGTGAGGAGGGTCTGAGGACTCTCCCctctggcagggacagggaaaggagctagcactgccctgggcatgTGATGCCTGCAGCAAGCACAGGAACTTCATGGGCTAGGCTCATTCGGTTCCTGTTACCTCCATGGAGCTGGAGGGAGCCCTGACAGCTGGAGCCGCAGCTCCCAAACCTCTTGCGTAAGTGATGTTTCCCCTTGCTCCAGACCTGCCCCAGCTATTCTGCTCACCATGGCTGCAGTGGGACAGCCACATCCCTCCCAGCACTCACATTCTTGCTCTCCAACACCCCATGCCACGGGAGCAGCAGGGGACAAGGCCACACACTGCACCCAGGTGATGGAGGGAGAGAAGCAAGGCAGGGGTCTGTGCAAGGCAGGGGTCTGGCCCTGCCACGTctgatgggcagggctgcctggaaCACCTCAGTGCCAGGCAGTGGCCAAAGAGACACCAGGAACTGTGTACAGGAAAAGCCACTGTGTGTTAGTGTGCTTGAATTTGTTTTAATCCTAATCATGAGTCTTgataaacttatttttattaattaacaTACTTGATTTATGTAGcttccttttttaaacacataatACTACCAGGGTATTAAAGACAATACAGAAACCATCACATACATCCTCAAGTGCTGCACTTGGTTCTCCTTGGcctcagagcagagccagccaggcAGAAATGACACACAGTGACAGGGAAAGCCTGTGTGGACCAGGCCAGCACATGGTCCACACAGACTTTGAGTGATGTGGGAAGGGGAGCAGTGAGTTCCCCTCATCTGTGAGGTAGTGAAGGAGGAACTTCATGGGCTATTTTTGAGGCAAAGGCCATGTAGGCTGTGCTCCAGGACACTGTGGATGCCTGGAAATGGGATCCAAAAGGGATCCAGCAAGCTCCTGAACGAAATGCCCAGCTGCACAATTACAACTCACACAGTCAATTCCCTGCTATATGATGGCAGTATGCAGGTTTACATAACCTCAACACCCCCCTTCAGCTTCCCCTGGCAGGGAtctgccctgtccccatgtccccagcctCAGGCAACACCAGCATTACGGCTTGGAGAGTCATAACGTAACCCCTACCACAGGCAGCTCTGTCAGGTGTGGCAAGGAGCCACCTTGGACCCCAGTTCTTGCTGGGTTAGGCTCCACTCTTGTTCCTCAGAGCAGGATAAACCACAGGTCCCATCATTTAAGGGTAACCTTGAAACCTTTGCAGATCTTGCCCTCCGGTCTTTTGTTTGAAGctttcaaacaaaaaaagagaatggGTGAGCACAGGATGGGCAGGGTGAACAGGGAGAAGTACCAGTCCCACACTGTGCTGTGGAGGGGAAGGGCAGCTCACCCAAGGGTCTCCTGGCACCCAGTTGAACTCCAGCACAAGGAtagcccccagcccagggagcaaCCTGCTGGTTGCCCATCTCCAGCATCACAGCAAGGGCAGTCCCTTGGTGCTGCAGGATTGGTGATGGGCACAAACCCTGGGTCACAGCCCTATTGCAGCCTGAGTGGGTGCCCATGGGGAAGTTCTCTGCCTTGGTGGAAAGCAgacaggagctgccagctcccatATCTGACCAGCTTTTATTGAGCAGGGCAAAGCTGAGATGCAGTTGTGAAAACATGAGGAGCCCAGTTCCCTTCTGTTCCCAAGCAGAACAGCTTCCCAGGCAAGATCCCTGGCACCTGCCCCGTGCCAAAACTGGGACGGATGCAGCCCTACAGCCTTGCCTGCCCCAGgtttccttcctccccagctgcaggacagagaaGTTTTGCAGGTGCAGCCCTGTGAGCCATCTCCACTCACTGCCACATCATGCTGTCCTCCCCAGCCAGTTCCAGCAGCACATGCACCAGCTTGGCTCCTCATTGTCCCCAGAATGTCCTCAAACAGCAGCACACTGCTTGAGCTCCTCCTCTTCAGCCCCAGGCTTGGTCTCAAGtccttttctcttgctgccAGTGGGGCAGATGGGCAAGGGAGTCCTTGGTGCCAGGCggtgctcccagcagggccaagCAGGAGTAACAGTCAGCTCTTCCGTGCTGGAGTCTGGAGGGACACGGCTACACAGTGCCCCGTGCTGGGGACAAGGGCAGCTGGCTCGGCCCatggtgggagcagggctggggcagggcaggggctaCCTGCGGGGTGTGCCACACCTGCAAAGAGAGCAGGGCACGGGGTGAGCACTGCCAGCACGggacctgctctgccctggggcccCCTTTGTGCCTGGGACACAGAAGCGCAGGGGCAGGGCCTGCAGGCAGCCTCCTCAGGGGGAGCAGTGAGGGTGGTGGGGCTGCCACTGCTGAGCCCCAACAGCAGCCTCCACACAAAAGGGGGGAATGCCAGAGCAAACTGCTGGCCACAGGTGTCACACCTCAAAAGtgtgtccagcctgtgctgtgaCAGCAAGGAGTTTGAGAAAGTGAGATAAAGGATGGAAAGAGTAGAGTAACCCAAACAACAATCAGTCAAGGACAGCAGTAAGGACACAACTGGCAGCAAGATGAGGCTGAAGCTGGAAATTCATGGATCCATGAAATCCGCCATGGTCTGTGATGGCAATAGAGCAAAACACCATCAAGTCACCAAGCCTATCCATCCCCATTCTGCCCAGCTTTGAGCTGCTGAGCCTGGGGACTACCAGGTACCTCCTGAGTCTTCGGCAGGAGGCCTGTTTCCCCACAgccactgtcccctcctgcttacttctgtgtctgctctgcacAAACCCTTCACTGCTCACAGTGTCAGTAAAGATCTAAATGCTTAATGAAGACACATCCCAAGAAAATTAACCCAGAAGACACCACCCATACCTGCCCCTGCTCACTTACAGTTCACAGTCTTTCCGTCCCTTCTTGTCTTGTCTTCTCTTACCTCGGCCCTTGGACCTCCTCCTTCAGAAGGAAAGTATCACAAGAAGGGCTGATGAGTGGGAGATGAGACCCACAATCCCAGCCAGTAACAAAGCCCCTGGTGTCACTCACCTTCCCAACCTCATCAGGTCCTGCCGGGGCCTGCAGATTGGAAAATGACAGAGAGAAGTGGTTATTGGGCAGTGCTGCATGttgagctgcaggagctggcccCGGGACATGCCCAATACACTGCACAATCTACCTGTCATCATTCATGTTTAAAACAGACAAAATAGCTCTTCTCTTGACCTCATCAAGCCCTCAATCAGGAGCTGATTGCAGCAGGCAGAGACAGCACAGGGGCTGGTTGGCTTGGGTGACTACCCTGGGGCTGTGACATTTTGCCAGTGAGGCTGGAGAGGGCAAgctcagcctcagctgctcccagtggcAGCTTGCACATCCCATAGTGAAACAAGGTGCAGCATCCTGAGTGACAAACATGGGGGATTTGCTGCAAAGTCCTGGTGGTGGGTTCTCAGCCATGACCTATCTCCCCTGTGGGCGTCACAGCCAGGACATCTGCCATTCCTACACTAACTACAGAAGGCAGTGATATATAGGTGTGGAGAGCACATTAGGAAGAAGCCAAAAACTGCTACAgagggcagcctgcacaagtGCTCATAGGAGATCCCCTGAAAGTTACCCTAGGGAGGAAAAGCACAAAAGGCTTAGGAAATTCCCTGCATGGGAAATAGCTGGAAGCAGAGAAGGAGGCAAGTAATATATCTGCTTCTTCCCACTCTGCCTTCTGCATCTACTGACAGACAGAGACCATGTGGAGCTGGGTCTGCTCCAGTACAGCTGCTCGTAAAACTGCAGGGGAATACCAGTCTGGGAATCCTCAGGATATTCTTCCAGGAAAGGATCATGTCTAATGGCTGCCCAGCAGGACACTCATCCCCCAGTTTTCACAATACTAAATCACCTTGGGATCATGATGAAGAGTGATGACCAGGGCCCCCcatgcaggcagtgctggagtcTCTATGGCAAGgaccagctgcaggcagcaccagagctgctcccacagcactgcagaggccCCATCCTGCCCAGGCTTTCACCACTTTTGGGACACAGTGAGCACCCCAAGGGGTTGACAGGTGCCAGCAGTCTGCGGCAGGCAGGTGCTGTGCATCCATTCCAGGCCAGCGCTGCATATCCAGGCCAGGGTGGCACTGTGTGTTTTAGGCTTTCATTTGTTGGCTTGGATGTAAACCTCTGCTGTACCCCCAGGTCTGTATGGGGTAGCCTCCCTTAAATGGTGGCCCAAGACTCAGCTGTTGAGCTTTCTCTTTGGGCCACAGTCACATCTAGGCACGCCAAGCCACggagctccctgcagagccaccacCTTGTACGTGCTATCACACACCAAACTGCTGCCACAGAGCCACCAGCCTTGCTCCATTACCCACAGGCAGATCCCCTGGCTAAAGAGCATAGACCAGACATGCCAAGGCAGCTACAGGGGTggggagcacagcctgcagaCAGTGCATGGTGCCTGACCTGTGTTCACAATGGCACACACCCCATTGTCTGCGGGGAGcaggtgcagagctgtgctgcagcctgcagctggACAAGGGCCACAAGCACCTGCAAGCCCCAGTGCAAAGACAGCAAGAGgggtgccagcccagccagggtgcccagagggTGCCCCCGCTCCGCAcacagggagagctggcagGCTTGCTCGTGCTGGACCCCAGGAGTCCCTACCTGCACTCGCACTGCTTGTGCTCGGTGAACGCCATCTCCACATAGGGTGCCTCCCCATTTGGCTTTATCTTCAGGAGCTGAAAGAAGAGCAAAGGTTACTTCTCAGGCAGTAGCAGGAGGGGGCTGGAAAGACTCCCGAGCCACTGCCTTGCCACCCCAGGCTCTTGGGAAGATGCATGTCTAACCTGTTCCTCGGGACCTCCAACAACAGAGTCCACCTCCACACGTAGGCAGCACTGGCCAGGCCCAGCTGCCCCGGCAGCTTGGGAGGCtctgccagtgccaccccttGTCTTCAGGGCTTTAATTTAAGTCCCATGGCCTTGGGAGTTCCCAGCcttagaaaagatttttcagtcTCTACCTTTCTGCACAATTTTCACGTTTCTGACCCCTTTGCACACCTCCCTTCTCTGACAGAAATATCCTTCCAGTGGTGTTTTTCAGGCCaatcccactgctgctgcctcctcctggacACTTCCTACAGCACTGAGTTGGAATTGACTGGAGTCAGTACCACAGTGTCTCCCTAGCCCAGGGGTACAGGATTTGCAGTGTCACATGTCACAGCCCAGCTTCaagttcaggttggacatccAAGGGCCTTACAGGATACATTCATCATTCTGTGATCCCCACTAGCCCCTGCGGATGCGTCTGGCATTTCcaccctgcacacagcagcaggatcCCTCCCATAGAGGGAGACCTGTGCTTGGGGAGCTGCCTTCTGCTCACACCAGGCTTTTGATCCATCCCAGCCAAGAGCTTTTTGCCATCCTGCCTTCCAACACACTTTCAACCTCAGAGACCAAAATCACTGGTGGTTTACTGCAGGCATTCCCTAGTCCATCATCCATGGCAAAGCAGAGCATTTCCCTGGTCCCTGCAGGATCAGCAGGTTGATCTCTGGCAGCTCagtgcaggggctgcagtgtgAGGACAGCTGCTGCCTGGTACATGGGGTGACACCTGACCTCAGGGCCAAGCCCAAAGAGCAGGCAGAGGGACCCGACTGGCTTGGCTCGTCGCATTTCAGCAGTTGTAAGTCCTCTCCCTCGCTAGCAGCACTGCTACAATGCCTAGAGGATGCAAAGCTGCTAGCTCACTTCCCGGCGCTGGTGAGCCCCCCTCCAGCCGTgcggcagccccagccccggccccgcagcaGCAGCTCGTACCTGCATGGTGACCGTGCTCGTCTCCACGGGCACGCAGCGGAGACCCTCGTCCCCACAACAGCCTCcgcagcgctgcagagagacGCAGGAGGGTCTGAAAATGTACTCCACCTCGTTGGGGAATTCGGTAATGACGTCcaccagctgctccagaggcCGGCAGAAACTACGATTCCAGATCTCCCGAAAGGTAAGGACTGCAAGAGACAGGGACTGTCAGGGGCGCCCAGGGCGGCAGAGCCCAGCCGGGCAGGTGCAGCAGCCGCGGGGGGGTCCTGCAGCC
Protein-coding regions in this window:
- the PGF gene encoding placenta growth factor, whose translation is MRLLGAFLRLLVAGTLGAPPAPAPEERGTASTESPVLTFREIWNRSFCRPLEQLVDVITEFPNEVEYIFRPSCVSLQRCGGCCGDEGLRCVPVETSTVTMQLLKIKPNGEAPYVEMAFTEHKQCECRPRQDLMRLGRRRSKGRGKRRQDKKGRKDCELCGTPRR